A window of the Sulfurospirillum tamanense genome harbors these coding sequences:
- a CDS encoding aldo/keto reductase, with product MQGLATYEGTARFASRKGVRADFYGLSQGLVFSSLGLGTFRKEPYREENYLRTYEDAIAEALNQGCNHFDTAINYRYQESEKELGRALAKAFSKGVVARDEVIVATKAGFLPLEFPFPKDPYRWIQTQVVEKNRAKKEEIIIDQHCLSVPYLEWSLEQSLENLGLQSIDIFYIHNPETQLGYVSKWELHQRMRHAFAWCEAKKKEGKIGAYGVATWNGFSYEPDHMEHLCLATLVRIAREVGGQTHGFKFVQFPYSLGKTGAYTVPTQVLEEGNILPAFGAAKALGLEVILSSALLQMHLFKGAFSDKTVAVLGGESDIQAALQFARSALGATCALFGSQDPLHVKHNFGIKTQPRVPQKHYNLLYRMSA from the coding sequence ATGCAAGGATTAGCAACGTATGAGGGTACAGCACGGTTTGCCTCACGCAAGGGTGTGCGGGCGGATTTTTATGGGCTTTCGCAAGGGTTGGTGTTTTCGTCTTTAGGGCTTGGCACCTTTCGCAAAGAGCCTTACCGCGAAGAAAATTACTTGCGTACCTACGAGGACGCTATCGCCGAAGCGCTGAATCAAGGCTGCAACCACTTTGACACCGCCATCAACTACCGCTACCAAGAGAGCGAAAAAGAACTTGGACGTGCTTTAGCGAAGGCATTTTCCAAGGGAGTCGTGGCGCGCGATGAGGTGATAGTCGCGACCAAAGCGGGGTTTTTGCCTTTGGAATTCCCCTTTCCCAAAGATCCGTACCGTTGGATTCAAACACAGGTAGTGGAGAAAAATCGCGCCAAAAAAGAAGAGATTATCATCGACCAACACTGTTTGAGTGTGCCTTATTTGGAGTGGAGCTTGGAGCAGAGTTTGGAGAATTTAGGACTGCAAAGTATCGATATTTTCTACATCCACAACCCAGAAACCCAACTTGGCTACGTGTCAAAGTGGGAGCTGCACCAACGGATGCGCCATGCCTTTGCGTGGTGCGAAGCCAAGAAAAAAGAGGGAAAAATCGGCGCGTACGGTGTAGCCACGTGGAATGGTTTTAGTTACGAACCTGACCACATGGAGCACCTGTGTCTTGCCACGCTTGTGCGTATTGCGCGTGAAGTAGGCGGCCAGACGCACGGGTTTAAATTTGTCCAGTTTCCCTACAGCCTTGGCAAAACGGGTGCGTACACGGTGCCTACACAAGTGCTAGAAGAAGGGAATATACTCCCTGCTTTTGGCGCGGCGAAGGCGTTGGGGTTGGAAGTCATCCTCTCTTCCGCGCTGTTGCAGATGCACTTATTTAAGGGGGCGTTTTCAGACAAAACCGTTGCGGTGCTTGGCGGGGAGAGCGACATCCAAGCGGCGTTGCAATTTGCCCGCAGTGCCTTGGGTGCCACCTGTGCGCTATTTGGGAGCCAAGACCCTTTACATGTAAAGCACAATTTTGGCATCAAAACCCAACCCCGTGTGCCCCAAAAGCACTACAATCTCTTGTATAGGATGAGCGCATGA